NNNNNNNNNNNNNNNNNNNNNNNNNNNNNNNNNNNNNNNNNNNNNNNNNNNNNNNNNNNNNNNNNNNNNNNNNNNNNNNNNNNNNNNNNNNNNNNNNNNNNNNNNNNNNNNNNNNNNNNNNNNNNNNNNNNNNNNNNNNNNNNNNNNNNNNNNNNNNNNNNNNNNNNNNNNNNNNNNNNNNNNNNNNNNNNNNNNNNNNNNNNNNNNNNNNNNNNNNNNNNNTTTTTCTTTCACCATCACTTGTAGAGATGGCCTGTTGCGAGGTCATACTCATTGTTACAGAGAAATCTGGGTGGAGAAGTTTCTGTTTATCAACAGGACCATCCTTCTTGTACTTGTACCAGTTGGCCCAAAAGACGTAGTTACCAAAGTTGAGCAAGCTGAGGATTGCTAGGAACCAGTAGAAAAGCTCGACGTGGTTCTTGTTCATGTCTCTCCCTTGAAGCCATCCTTGCTTGTTTGAAGTGAACTTTGAAGTGATTGAGTTGATAAGCTCAACAAAAGCTGAGCTTAAATAGTAGCCGATGGAGAGTGACAAAAATGAGAAAGACGTCGAGAGAGATCTCATCCCAGCTGGAGCCTCACTGTAGAAGAACTCCATCAGCCCAACAAGTGTGAACATGTCTGCTATCCCAAAGATTGCATAATGAAAGGAGAGCCAGAAAAGGCTCGTACGATGGTTATGGTGGTTGAACTCATTCTTCCTCTTCACCTCCACGGCTCCAGCAATGGCCATAGAGATAGCTGAGAGGACAAGCCCTACACCGACCCTCTGGAGGTGTGTTATCCCAGTGGGGTGGCCTGTGAACATCCTCATTACGGGGACAAAGAGGAATTCATAGATGGGAATGAGAAGAGACATGAATACAAGAGGAATGACTGGAATCGAAGCAGAAGGTACGTCAAACTTGCCAAGGCTAGGGTCCATTAGAGTCCCTTCTTGTACTGAGATTGTTTGTAGCTGTGCCAAACATGTATTCATGATGGTTGTACTCAAGAGAATCGGCATCATCCTGGTAAGGATTTTCACTTCCTCCACTTGAGTAACAGTACAAAGTCTCCATTTTCCTTGCTTGTTGGTGCCCTCTAATTGAACTGCAGCTTTGTCTAGTACTCTGTTCATGATTAACACGGACAACATaagatcaacatgaacatgaggAACTTATGTTCATGCATTGTACATGAAAAGCTTGCCTGAATTGTTCGGTATGTGGAAGACGATGTTCCTGTAAAAGAGAAACAGAGTTCGGTTCCCGTATCTCATATAATTGATGCTTATCAGTTGGTAGTTGCACAGACCAATTTCGAGCTGCTGCTACCAAAACCTGCAAAAGTGCACAGCTTAAGCCACTCCTTGCATGTAAGAAAAAAGATGATTGATACTGATTAACGAGGCAATGAAACTACACATAAACTGAAACTGTAGTATGTTCTCACCTGTAAAACCCTTAGCAATGGACTTTCACCAGGGACTCTCACTCTATAAAAAGGCTTGCCCATGGAAACAAAACAAAGGCCAGCAAAACAGCATACAATGGAAATAATGAACCCTTTATCCCATCCAACATTTGTACTGACCCAAACCACGACAGTAACTCCAATTGATGCTCCAATAGTGATGCTTAACAAGAACCAGTTGAAGAAGCTGGAAATGTTCTTGCTGTTTTTTTTCGAGTCATTCTGTTCGAATTGATCAGCACCCAATGCTGGAATACAGCCCCGAATTCCGCCTGCTCCCAATGCCGTTAAGTATACTGAAGTGTATAGCAGCAGTGCTTTTCCTCCATGCACGCAAGTTGATTCTCCACAGGGTTGTGGTTGAAGTTTTTGGAAGTGGGATTGGATTATCAATAGTAAGTACCCCTATGAAATAACAAGGCAATTACAACGGCATACCGAGTATAATCACGGGTCTGAAGAGGGTAGGATAGGATGTATGCAtatcttacccctacctttgtaGTATTAGTTGCATTCTATGCAACTGATACTGCAGATATATCAACCTCCTAATAATCCCAcagggtaggatgtacgcagacCTCACCTCTATCTTTACAAggtagaggggttgtttccgataaaTGCTCATGAAATGACAAAAGGGGATAACTAAATTTACCAATAGTTGGAGGATGCCAAAGAATAAGGCAGTGTTGAGACGAGTCATGTAGGCATCTGAAATGAAACCTCCAAGAATAGTGAGCAAGAAAGCAGTACCCAAATAGTTTGTTGTATTAGTTGCAGCACCAGTTATGTCAAAATGCATCACTGATgaaaaatatacaacaaaactcATCATATTTGCTACAAATCCTATGTTATCCAACAACATCATTCCTGCAAtcaattttccaaaaaaatttaatatccAAATAAGATGAATTTGACATAATGGCACCGAAAGAGTTATTCTAGAAAATTGTTTTCTGGTATAATTGGTTTGTGAGGAAAAATTATGTACAAATATTCACAAATCCAATAGTATTCtggtgaaaattttgaaacactgGAAGTAAGAATATCCAAGTGTTGGTCCGGACAATTGCTCAtattaaactaaataaaaagCAATAGAGAAGTTCTCTACAAATTCTCTCCATCCATGAtttcaaaaaactaaattttctgattttgatttgacacgattttaaaagagttaaaaagacttttaaattttgtgatcttaaactAAGAATATGCAGAATGTACTAGAATGTTCTTTAATCATGTGGTCGTAAACACGCTGCATGTAAAGCTAGAATTAAAGAAttgcttaaaaaaataatagacactcttttaaaatggactaaaatgaaaattaaagcaAACAAATTGAAATTAAAGATGTAATAAAAAGTAATTCaactgattttatttttttttgggtaccAAATATGAAGAAAGTGGGGGTAAAGCCTCCTCGTCGAGTATTCTTCATGGGGAAATAAGCACTCTCTTTTACACTTCCATTTAATCCCTGAAAACGCCACCATTATTGGAAGATATGTGTTATTAATAGTACTTACCATATTACTTAAGAGTAAAAGTTATAGTGAACATGAATGCTATTATGTTAATGAGTAAAAGTTATTGTTCTAAGTATATGGTTACAAATTTGGCCAAAATTTATACGTACATCTTTTTACCAGCTACAACAAAAGAATATATAGTTCTTCCTTCAAgcctaaaaatcataatttttttgtttttgaaaaatagagcaccatatatatatatgtgttaacAAGACTTACCATTGTGACGACTGATCAGTAGTAGTAATCAATCGAGAGAAGATGCAAGACGTACtaattaatggttttaatttagagAGGTTATGAAGTCTATACTATATAATACTAACTATAAAGAGTGGAAGACATAGTATATATCTTGCTATTGGCTAATAGACTAACATCGAATCAAATTGAATCTTCTGTCGTTTTTAACAAAGGCTATATAGATATATAGGACAAATACAAATCTGTAACTACAAAGTTTCAAACCGGCCTTTGCACAGGTTAAAGAAATTATTCAACAACTTTtcatgatacaactttaatttaaacaAAGTTCAATTCCTTCTTCCTAATTTGTCACCAAATATACCTTAGCATGTTATTTTATTCATGCAAACATGATTTTAGACTGGAGAGTCTGGAGGTCGAGGATTAGGATAGACGGTTAGTAAGTGGTTGAATGTTTTTTATCTTTCCAGTGGTAGAGTAGAGTTCTAGTCTGGGATACGTATACGTTGATTTTTAACCTACCAATTATACCTAAGCATATTATTTTGTTCAGGCAAACATGATTATAGATAGGAGTGCATGAAGGTCGAGGATTAGAATAAACGGTTAGTAGGTAGTTGAACGTTTTCTATCATTCAGTGGTAGAGCAATGTTCTAGTCTGGAACACATATATATTGATTGTCCCCATCTTGTGCTTGGTGGAATATTATGGGACTAAAACAGAAATATGGTAATAACACAAGGATTAAAAATGCCATTTTACCATTATTTAACATCAAGGTTCTGGTGATCGATTGcctatattatattattttatgaatatttttggTCCATGATGTTAGTGTCACGCTTGGTTTGAATTGCACTTTTGTCACGCAGGGATTTAATTTCAATTTGAAGAACGATAATAACCATAGAAAAATGCACCAAATAGTTGGATCAAGAAGTCGGACAAAACTGACTTATAATATGACTATAAAATAgggagaaacatgatcagtaataatTCATATAGCCGACTCATATAGCCGACTACAAGTAATTTGGAATTAAaatgttgttgtcgttgttgacTATAATCAAATGCAGTATTCCAAGACTCTTGTAAAATAACTTTGTATCATTCTCATGTTAGTCCATTCTGTAATGTTTAATGGCTAATGGGGCCAACATTTTTTTTTGACGATCttgaaaaaaaatgacaagttGGTTATTCTCATTTCTTTGAGGAATAAtcaatctgaaaaaaaaaaaatattttgtgtatTAAAATACATTAACTTTTGGCTTAGCTAGCATCAGAGTAGTGTATAGCAAATCAAAGCACGGCAGTGCCACCTTATTTCTTATATGTAATGATAGGATCTTGACACTATGCTTTATAGGCTATAGCACTTTTTTTTTGGATTCCATCCGATGTTCGTATCCTGACTGAATCTGAATTCACCTAAGAAAATCTCATATTAGAGGTAAAGCCCTTCCTAAGAGGCACGATTTCATGTCTAGAGTTCATCTCTTCTTTAGTTAATGATGAAGCAAATCCTTAAAGTCAAAGTTGTCCAAGCGAATTTCTAAAATTGGTACAATATTATCTATTGGCACTCATGCTGTAAGAAGTACTCGTGCACTTGGTTGAAGGTTTGAGCTCCTTACCTAATAGACCAGGGATTAACTCAACTCTCACTTTTTGGGGATAAGCTTTTGAAGAAACAGGCTTATCTCCGCAACCGACCGAACCCAAGACCCTTGGGTTAAAGATGAAGGAGTACTTGTCACTCCATCCCAACTCATGTTGATGGTATATGCTTTATAAAACTATGATAAATTAACAGGTTATTTGCTCTTCATGTAGTGATGTTCCCATGGCTATACATGGGCCATATCATACCCTTTTCCATTTATCCAAGTGCTTAGCTCAAAGGGGCCACAAAGTCACCTTCATCTCTACTACAAGAGAGTAGTAAGTAAAGTTCCCTCTGATCTTGCTCCCTTGTTGCATATTGTGAGCTTTCCCCTACCTAAAGTAGATAACTTGCCACATGGTGCTGAATCCTCCATGGACATACCTTACCAAAAAGCTCAGTTCTTGAAGATTGCTTTCGATTTGCTCGAAACACCACTAACCAGCTTTCTtgaaaattcatccaactcaaaACCAGATTGGATTGTCTATGACTACGCGTCTCACTGGCTACCTAAACGTGCACATGATTTAGGTGTCTCGTGTGCGTTCTTTAGTCTCTTTACTGCTGCAACTATGGCCTTTTATGGACCTCCTTGGGCTTTGTTGAATGATGAAAGGTCAATCCCTGAGGACTATACAGTTGTCCCAAAATGGATTCCTTTCGAATCAGAAGTCAAATATTGACAGCACGAGATTAAAAAGAATCTCGAAGCACCACCAGCTGAATCCGGCACCTCTGATGGAGCGCGATTTGGTGCTTCAATAGGTGGAAGTGATGTTGTGTTGTTCAGAAATTGTGTTGAGTTCAAACCAGGGTGGTTCAACTTGGTTTCTGAGCTTTATCAGAGACCCGTAATATCCATCGGTGTTCTTCCTCCATCTGTAGTAAAAGA
Above is a window of Capsicum annuum cultivar UCD-10X-F1 unplaced genomic scaffold, UCD10Xv1.1 ctg3710, whole genome shotgun sequence DNA encoding:
- the LOC107859048 gene encoding uncharacterized protein LOC107859048; protein product: MGLNGSVKESAYFPMKNTRRGGFTPTFFIFGMMLLDNIGFVANMMSFVVYFSSVMHFDITGAATNTTNYLGTAFLLTILGGFISDAYMTRLNTALFFGILQLLGYLLLIIQSHFQKLQPQPCGESTCVHGGKALLLYTSVYLTALGAGGIRGCIPALGADQFEQNDSKKNSKNISSFFNWFLLSITIGASIGVTVVVWVSTNVGWDKGFIISIVCCFAGLCFVSMGKPFYRVRVPGESPLLRVLQVLVAAARNWSVQLPTDKHQLYEIREPNSVSLLQEHRLPHTEQFRVLDKAAVQLEGTNKQGKWRLCTVTQVEEVKILTRMMPILLSTTIMNTCLAQLQTISVQEGTLMDPSLGKFDVPSASIPVIPLVFMSLLIPIYEFLFVPVMRMFTGHPTGITHLQRVGVGLVLSAISMAIAGAVEVKRKNEFNHHNHRTSLFWLSFHYAIFGIADMFTLVGLMEFFYSEAPAGMRSLSTSFSFLSLSIGYYLSSAFVELINSITSKFTSNKQGWLQGRDMNKNHVELFYWFLAILSLLNFGNYVFWANWYKYKKDGPVDKQKLLHPDFSVTMSMTSQQAISTSDGERKMKIKSYLQAYDLWEVVAKNTPLQPLPENSTVAQIKYHFDEKLKKFKAKTVIQNSIANSSFSKIIACETTNEAWEKLKKEYQGSDRVGQMQILNLKRDIESLRMQEDETIAKYSDKISLLVGKIRLFGEDFKDERVVEKILVIISERFESKISSLEESRDLFTISVEELISSLQAQEQRRAFRQDNVTESAFYAQNKKKPQQFLQMSSPYLQPYSIPQPLQFSPKQFQQLLQMMDKRKSECDGSTSVASAGLSDKTLSELCTVCPLAKQSRQPFPLSSTTTGTCFTLLHADVWGPYKVPSQDSKRYFLTLVDDCSRYTWVVLLNSKSEVIVALINFFIMISNLFGTTVKILRSDNGDVVFEEEFYPFKNMPYSSSLFTSPEVLDPLDVSTFPLVIPVQSSPISDIISSDIIAESTVHSCDANTSAGTSGDAVSMPSERKTFTRHTKPSIWLKDYITKPSKANFVLLYPVSTYVNYDSLSTAHNTALVAYSTIPKPSSFVEASLDPK